A stretch of Chitinophagaceae bacterium DNA encodes these proteins:
- a CDS encoding aspartate aminotransferase family protein — MTNRQLFLDHVGQTSASPLCLEIVKAEGCKLVDVNGKEYIDLIGGISVCNVGHRHPNVINAIKKQLDDYLHIMVYGELVQSPQVQYAKMLTGHLPASLNSVFFTASGSEATEGAMKLAKRFSNRTQVVSFKNSYHGSTQGALSVMGSEYWQQAFRPLLPDILQLNYNAFEDLAHITERTACVIAETIQAEAGVLPPENGWLKALRKKCDETGTLLVLDEIQCGFGRNGTLWAFEQFDVVPDILLLGKALGGGMPLGAFIADKRLMDTLTHDPVLGHINTFGGHPVCCAAGLAAFNVLLEEKLISAVAEKAGLFVSLLQHPKIKAVRSCGLMIAVEFESFEMNKKLIDALISEGVFTDWFLFASNCLRIVPPLVITGSEIEYACKKILSTLN; from the coding sequence ATGACCAACCGCCAGCTATTTTTAGATCATGTGGGGCAAACATCTGCCTCACCGCTTTGCCTGGAAATTGTGAAGGCCGAAGGCTGCAAACTGGTTGATGTGAACGGGAAGGAATACATTGACCTGATCGGCGGCATCAGCGTCTGCAATGTGGGCCACCGCCACCCCAACGTGATCAATGCCATCAAAAAACAACTGGATGATTACCTGCACATCATGGTATATGGCGAGTTGGTGCAAAGCCCGCAGGTGCAGTATGCTAAAATGCTTACCGGTCATTTGCCGGCATCGCTTAATTCCGTTTTTTTTACCGCATCCGGCAGTGAGGCAACCGAAGGCGCCATGAAACTTGCCAAACGCTTTTCCAACCGCACACAGGTCGTGTCTTTTAAAAATTCCTATCATGGCAGCACACAGGGCGCTTTGAGTGTGATGGGCAGCGAATACTGGCAGCAGGCTTTCCGGCCCTTGTTGCCGGATATTCTGCAATTGAATTATAACGCATTTGAAGACCTTGCGCATATCACGGAAAGGACTGCCTGTGTTATTGCCGAAACGATACAGGCAGAAGCCGGCGTGCTGCCTCCGGAAAATGGCTGGCTGAAAGCGCTCCGGAAAAAATGCGATGAAACGGGAACCCTGCTGGTGCTTGATGAGATACAATGTGGCTTTGGCCGTAACGGAACCCTATGGGCTTTTGAGCAATTTGACGTGGTGCCCGACATCTTATTATTGGGGAAGGCCCTGGGCGGGGGAATGCCGCTGGGCGCTTTTATAGCCGATAAAAGACTCATGGACACGCTCACACATGACCCGGTGCTGGGGCATATCAACACGTTTGGCGGGCACCCGGTCTGCTGTGCTGCCGGCTTAGCTGCTTTCAATGTGTTGCTGGAAGAAAAACTGATCAGTGCGGTTGCAGAAAAAGCGGGATTGTTTGTTTCCTTACTTCAGCACCCAAAGATAAAGGCCGTACGAAGTTGCGGTTTGATGATCGCCGTGGAGTTTGAAAGTTTTGAAATGAATAAAAAACTGATCGATGCATTAATTAGCGAAGGTGTTTTTACCGATTGGTTTTTGTTTGCATCCAACTGCCTGCGTATCGTTCCCCCGTTGGTGATCACCGGCAGTGAAATAGAGTACGCCTGTAAAAAGATTCTCAGCACGCTGAACTAA
- a CDS encoding penicillin acylase family protein, with protein MKKIALLSLSFSLLYTCLSQKTINPAGIDIVRDSFGVPHIFAKTDAEVAYGLAWAEAEDDFASMQEVILPAKNLMARVQGKKGAAGDYAFALFRCREITEEKWNTLTPAFLKLIDGYVQGLNDYAKKHPGEVMHKKIFPVTPKEYVSSAVFALTIFNGADQALFRIFNNSEWELPELDKKGSNSAAINANKTSTGESFLLINAHQPNTGPQAFYEAHICSEEGLNVLGGLLAGAPCILHGVNENLGWAHTVNYCDRLDEFQLEMNPVNPLQYKFDGQWLGLEVRTIKLKIKGIPLTVKRKIYWSKYGATMKNKQGFFSIRLGANMKIGVLDQWYQMDKAKNFSEFYAALNRQELSMFNIMYADRYDTTFYISNAMMPIRDTTHTFNWKRTVPGNTSKTLWTGFRPQKELPQYINPKSGFLFNTNHSPFLATAAADNLKPAAFAKTDGWEQYHLNRSVRFLELFPQQEKLSYERFKQIKFDKQLPSVMQYPYRLDSMFLLNENEYPAFASLLTTFKNWDKRGDADSKGAAIFLLTYEYLKKALQGQAPRKISKQEAVAAFTHVNNYMQTNFGRTDLTLGDIQKLVRGDKDWPLGGFPDLLSPQWTEPYYNGRLKSVGGDGLIMFVRFPKNELPKIETINMYGASAKPGNKHFNDQVEMYLQQKTKTMTLDKATVYKNAERIYHPE; from the coding sequence ATGAAAAAAATTGCCCTGCTCAGCCTTTCTTTTTCTCTTCTTTACACCTGCCTTTCCCAAAAAACCATAAACCCGGCGGGCATTGACATTGTAAGAGACTCATTTGGCGTACCCCACATCTTTGCCAAAACCGATGCAGAAGTGGCTTATGGGCTTGCCTGGGCAGAGGCCGAAGACGATTTTGCCAGCATGCAGGAAGTGATATTACCGGCAAAGAACCTGATGGCCCGGGTGCAGGGAAAGAAAGGAGCAGCCGGGGATTATGCCTTTGCGCTTTTTCGCTGCCGGGAGATAACCGAAGAAAAATGGAATACTCTTACCCCCGCTTTCCTGAAACTGATCGATGGCTATGTACAGGGATTGAATGATTATGCAAAAAAACATCCCGGGGAAGTGATGCATAAGAAGATATTCCCGGTCACCCCCAAAGAATATGTTTCATCGGCCGTGTTTGCACTCACCATCTTCAATGGCGCCGACCAGGCCCTGTTCCGCATTTTCAACAACAGCGAATGGGAACTGCCTGAACTGGATAAGAAAGGAAGCAATTCCGCTGCCATCAACGCAAACAAGACCAGCACCGGCGAATCCTTTCTTTTGATCAATGCGCATCAACCCAACACGGGACCACAGGCTTTTTACGAAGCCCATATCTGCAGCGAGGAAGGACTGAACGTACTGGGTGGCTTGCTGGCCGGCGCTCCCTGCATTTTACACGGGGTGAATGAAAACCTGGGCTGGGCGCATACAGTAAATTACTGCGACCGGCTGGATGAGTTTCAACTGGAGATGAATCCAGTCAATCCCCTGCAATATAAATTCGACGGGCAATGGCTTGGCCTGGAAGTAAGAACGATCAAACTTAAAATAAAAGGCATTCCGCTTACGGTAAAAAGAAAAATTTACTGGAGTAAGTATGGGGCCACCATGAAGAACAAGCAGGGTTTCTTTTCAATACGGCTGGGGGCCAATATGAAGATCGGCGTGCTGGACCAGTGGTACCAGATGGATAAGGCGAAGAACTTTTCTGAGTTCTATGCAGCGCTGAACCGGCAGGAACTGAGCATGTTCAACATCATGTATGCCGACCGGTACGATACAACCTTCTACATAAGCAATGCCATGATGCCGATCCGGGATACTACTCACACCTTTAACTGGAAACGGACTGTACCGGGTAATACTTCCAAAACCTTGTGGACCGGTTTCAGGCCGCAAAAAGAACTGCCGCAGTACATCAACCCCAAAAGTGGTTTCTTATTCAACACCAACCACTCCCCTTTCCTGGCAACGGCTGCTGCGGACAATTTAAAACCAGCTGCCTTTGCAAAAACGGATGGATGGGAGCAGTATCACCTAAACCGCAGTGTACGGTTCCTGGAACTGTTTCCCCAGCAGGAAAAACTGAGCTACGAAAGATTCAAACAGATAAAATTCGACAAACAGCTTCCGTCTGTCATGCAATATCCCTATCGCCTCGACTCCATGTTCTTGCTGAACGAAAATGAATATCCTGCTTTTGCATCCCTGCTAACCACTTTTAAGAACTGGGATAAACGGGGCGACGCAGATAGTAAGGGCGCTGCCATTTTCCTGCTCACGTACGAATACCTGAAAAAAGCACTGCAGGGCCAGGCACCCAGGAAGATCAGCAAACAGGAAGCGGTGGCAGCATTCACCCATGTAAACAATTACATGCAAACCAATTTTGGAAGAACAGACCTTACACTCGGAGATATTCAGAAACTAGTCAGGGGTGATAAAGACTGGCCGTTGGGTGGCTTCCCCGACCTCCTGTCCCCGCAATGGACCGAGCCCTATTACAACGGCAGGTTAAAGTCGGTAGGCGGGGATGGGCTGATCATGTTTGTACGTTTCCCGAAAAATGAACTGCCGAAGATCGAAACCATCAACATGTACGGCGCCAGTGCAAAGCCGGGAAATAAACATTTCAACGACCAGGTGGAAATGTACCTCCAGCAAAAAACGAAAACGATGACCCTCGACAAAGCGACCGTTTATAAAAATGCAGAGCGGATCTATCACCCGGAATAA
- a CDS encoding transcriptional regulator, with protein MSLIENLNKLFDSRIRLGIMSALVVNKEVNFNELKELLDITDGNLASHLKTLEESEFVKVQKGFIGRKSNTTYTITRAGEKAFKTHLTALEKMIGSVK; from the coding sequence ATGAGTTTGATCGAGAACCTGAATAAACTATTCGACAGCCGTATCCGCCTGGGCATCATGAGTGCCCTGGTGGTGAATAAGGAAGTGAACTTTAATGAACTTAAGGAACTGCTGGATATTACCGATGGTAACCTGGCCAGCCATTTAAAAACCCTGGAGGAAAGTGAATTTGTAAAAGTGCAGAAAGGTTTCATCGGTAGAAAATCCAATACCACCTATACCATTACGCGGGCAGGGGAAAAGGCTTTTAAGACACATTTAACAGCACTGGAAAAAATGATCGGTTCGGTAAAATAA
- a CDS encoding inner membrane CreD family protein, protein MIKSFFIGFLVLALLIPTFLIIYLVNERKERKQEVTREISNKWSAAQTITGPFLIIPYHETENNVLLKKTCTSCLNCLTSTAILNRKYGTAVFIKYPCTRPGPLHSKENSRSIHSIL, encoded by the coding sequence GTGATCAAATCTTTCTTCATCGGTTTCCTGGTACTGGCGCTGCTTATTCCAACCTTCCTGATCATATACCTGGTCAATGAACGAAAAGAAAGAAAGCAGGAAGTGACCAGGGAGATCAGTAACAAATGGTCTGCGGCTCAAACCATCACCGGCCCGTTTTTGATCATCCCCTACCATGAAACGGAAAATAATGTGCTGCTTAAAAAAACCTGTACATCCTGCCTGAACTGCTTGACATCAACGGCAATATTGAACCGGAAATACGGTACCGCAGTATTTATAAAGTATCCGTGTACACGGCCGGGCCCCTTACACTCAAAAGAAAATTCTCGAAGCATTCACTCAATTCTGTGA
- a CDS encoding cell envelope integrity protein CreD has translation MYTAGPLTLKRKFSKHSLNSVNVNPVSIRWNEAKLCIGITDLKGLKEQAIKWNGQSLTMEAGMPESGIVEQGINTSVPLDSSFLMLENDFSVQLNLQGSEKLYFTPMGSSTAVHLASKWNNPAFDGKYLPDTEKIDKNHFEAGWKISQFNRDFPKIFANNSSVKNAVAASAFGVVLLSPFDAYAQTMRSLKYAILVIALTFFAYFFTEIFQRRPVHPLQYILIGMALVVFYTLLLSLSEYILFPAAYITAAVATIILLSSYTYSIFKKGSTAFIFALLLSALYTFIYVLIQMQDNALLFGSIGLFVLLALAMYLSRKIDWYGIDHKTAEA, from the coding sequence GTGTACACGGCCGGGCCCCTTACACTCAAAAGAAAATTCTCGAAGCATTCACTCAATTCTGTGAATGTAAACCCGGTATCGATCCGGTGGAATGAGGCAAAGCTTTGTATTGGCATCACCGACCTGAAGGGATTGAAGGAACAAGCCATTAAATGGAACGGGCAGTCGCTTACCATGGAAGCCGGAATGCCTGAGAGCGGTATTGTGGAGCAGGGGATCAATACCTCTGTTCCCCTTGATTCTTCATTCTTAATGCTTGAAAATGATTTCTCTGTTCAGCTTAACCTGCAGGGTTCTGAAAAATTATACTTTACGCCAATGGGCAGCAGTACCGCTGTACACCTGGCATCCAAATGGAATAACCCGGCATTTGATGGAAAGTATTTACCCGATACCGAGAAAATAGACAAGAACCATTTTGAAGCCGGCTGGAAGATATCGCAGTTCAACAGGGATTTTCCGAAAATCTTTGCCAATAACAGCAGTGTAAAAAATGCCGTGGCGGCCAGTGCTTTTGGCGTGGTGCTGCTTTCTCCCTTTGATGCCTATGCCCAAACCATGCGTTCATTGAAATATGCCATCCTGGTGATCGCCCTGACCTTTTTTGCTTACTTCTTTACGGAGATATTCCAGCGAAGACCGGTGCACCCGCTGCAATATATATTGATCGGGATGGCGCTGGTGGTCTTTTATACATTGCTGCTTTCCTTATCGGAATATATACTTTTCCCGGCCGCTTACATTACGGCTGCGGTAGCTACCATCATCCTGTTAAGCTCGTACACCTACAGCATTTTTAAAAAGGGGAGTACTGCTTTCATTTTTGCCTTGTTGCTTTCTGCATTGTACACCTTTATTTATGTATTGATACAGATGCAGGACAATGCCCTGTTGTTTGGGAGCATCGGCCTTTTTGTTTTGCTGGCATTGGCCATGTACCTGAGCCGGAAGATAGACTGGTATGGCATTGACCATAAAACTGCGGAGGCATGA
- a CDS encoding diacylglycerol kinase family protein, whose translation MVKLLKPFKYAISGLLFCFKTQQNFKVHLLLATITLVAGACLQISQWQWIVISFCISMVLAAELFNSAIEKICDHVNPAYHPQIKIIKDMAAGAVLVVALMSIVTGLLVFIPAILNYINS comes from the coding sequence ATGGTGAAATTGTTGAAACCATTCAAATATGCCATCAGCGGGTTACTATTCTGTTTCAAAACACAACAGAATTTTAAGGTACACCTGTTGCTGGCAACCATTACCCTTGTTGCCGGGGCCTGTCTTCAAATAAGTCAATGGCAGTGGATCGTCATCAGCTTCTGTATTTCAATGGTGCTGGCCGCTGAATTATTCAATTCGGCCATTGAAAAGATCTGCGACCATGTGAACCCAGCTTACCATCCCCAGATAAAGATCATCAAGGATATGGCTGCGGGTGCAGTGCTGGTTGTTGCATTAATGAGTATTGTGACCGGGTTGTTGGTCTTTATTCCTGCTATACTTAACTATATTAATTCATGA
- a CDS encoding DUF1361 domain-containing protein: MKELTVFAKLLLAWFFFIACLIMCRIYYSGSLLFVFLVWNIFLAWIPFFISSYLQPLSAVRWKHYLLLFAWLLFFPNSLYIITDLIHLDIETGIPKWFDAILLFSASAAGLMMAFISLYRVEQFLHKMAGPKTVTGLMLLILFLGSFGVYLGRFLRWNSWDIITNPVQLFVSIGGRIIFPLDHLYTWGVTVILTILFYLMYFSVKNLPGYLYRAKSE; the protein is encoded by the coding sequence ATGAAAGAATTGACCGTATTTGCGAAACTTTTATTGGCATGGTTTTTCTTTATTGCATGCCTGATCATGTGCCGGATCTATTATTCCGGGAGCCTGCTTTTCGTTTTCCTGGTCTGGAATATTTTCCTGGCATGGATACCTTTCTTCATCAGTTCGTACCTGCAACCTTTGTCTGCTGTAAGATGGAAACATTACCTGTTGCTGTTTGCCTGGTTGCTTTTTTTCCCAAACTCGTTGTATATAATCACCGATCTCATTCACCTGGATATTGAGACCGGTATCCCGAAATGGTTTGATGCGATCCTCCTCTTCTCTGCATCGGCAGCAGGCCTGATGATGGCATTTATTTCCTTATACAGGGTTGAGCAATTCCTGCATAAAATGGCGGGCCCGAAAACGGTTACCGGTTTGATGTTGCTGATCCTGTTCCTGGGCTCTTTTGGTGTTTATTTGGGCAGGTTTCTCCGTTGGAACAGTTGGGATATTATTACCAACCCGGTTCAGTTATTTGTCTCGATCGGCGGCAGAATAATATTCCCATTGGATCATTTATATACCTGGGGTGTTACGGTAATACTTACTATACTTTTTTACCTGATGTATTTCTCAGTAAAAAATTTGCCCGGTTATTTATACCGGGCAAAATCTGAATAG
- a CDS encoding MBL fold metallo-hydrolase, with product MLKIKSFVFSPIQENTYILYNEHKDCIIIDPGCYFPAEKDELAAFITQSGLTPRMLLNTHCHLDHVFGNKFVTDTYGLALQLHEKELALLKYAPASGLMYDMPFDNYQDEYIFLKEGDRITLGDDELQVIEAPGHSPGHICFYCAAQNFMISGDVLFNRSIGRTDLPGGSHQTLLKNIREKLFVLPDETVVYSGHGPATTIGEEKKDNPFLS from the coding sequence ATGTTAAAAATAAAATCCTTTGTCTTCAGCCCCATACAGGAAAATACCTATATCCTGTACAACGAACATAAAGACTGCATTATCATCGACCCGGGCTGTTACTTTCCTGCTGAAAAAGATGAACTGGCGGCCTTTATTACACAGAGCGGCCTGACCCCCCGGATGCTGCTTAATACCCATTGCCACCTGGACCATGTTTTTGGGAACAAATTTGTGACTGACACTTATGGCCTTGCCCTTCAACTGCACGAAAAAGAACTGGCCCTGCTCAAGTATGCGCCGGCTTCGGGCCTCATGTACGATATGCCTTTTGATAATTACCAGGACGAGTACATTTTTTTAAAAGAAGGAGACAGGATCACGCTGGGAGATGACGAATTGCAGGTGATCGAAGCTCCCGGCCATTCTCCGGGCCATATCTGTTTTTACTGTGCTGCGCAAAATTTCATGATCAGCGGTGATGTGTTATTTAACCGGAGTATTGGAAGAACAGACCTGCCGGGAGGAAGTCATCAAACCCTGTTGAAAAATATCCGGGAGAAATTGTTTGTATTGCCCGATGAAACGGTTGTGTACAGCGGGCATGGCCCGGCAACAACCATTGGGGAAGAGAAGAAGGATAACCCGTTTTTGAGTTAA
- the mce gene encoding methylmalonyl-CoA epimerase yields the protein MLRTEHIGIAVKELAISIPLFEKLLNSPCYKTEMVESEKVRTAFFQKGETKIELLESTSPDGVIAKFIERKGEGLHHIAFEVADIKAEMKRLQAEGFVLLNEEPKKGADNKLVCFLHPKGTNGVLIELCQENK from the coding sequence ATGCTAAGAACCGAACACATCGGCATTGCTGTTAAAGAACTTGCAATATCCATTCCGCTGTTTGAAAAACTGCTGAATAGCCCGTGCTACAAGACAGAAATGGTGGAGAGCGAAAAGGTAAGAACGGCCTTCTTTCAAAAAGGCGAAACCAAGATCGAATTACTGGAAAGCACCAGCCCGGACGGGGTGATCGCAAAATTCATTGAAAGAAAAGGAGAAGGCCTGCATCACATCGCTTTTGAAGTGGCCGATATCAAGGCGGAAATGAAGCGATTACAGGCCGAAGGCTTTGTTTTGCTGAACGAAGAACCCAAAAAAGGGGCGGATAATAAACTGGTCTGCTTTCTTCACCCCAAAGGCACCAATGGCGTACTTATAGAACTGTGCCAGGAGAATAAATAG
- a CDS encoding IscS subfamily cysteine desulfurase — protein MKLPIYLDNNATTPMDPRVLEAMTPYFLEHFGNAASRNHPFGWEAEEAVDYAREQVAKLIGADPKEIIFTSGATEGDNLAIKGVYEMYAAKGNHIITATTEHKAVLDTCKHIEKLGGEVTYLQVNAEGLIDLKELEAAIRPTTILIAIMYANNEIGTVMPIKEISAIARKNGVLFFTDGTQAVGKIPVDVNKDGIDLMAFSAHKMYGPKGVGALYVRRKNPRVKVTAQMDGGGHERGMRSGTLNVPGIVGFGKACELCMLDMEEDTKRISKLRDKLETELLKLEEAYVNGSREHRLPHVTNISFKHVEGEGLLMGFNKNIALSSGSACTSASLEPSYVLKALGLGDDLAHSSLRFGLGRFTTEEQIDYTIKAISETVLKLREMSPLWEMYKEGIDLNTIEWAAH, from the coding sequence TTGAAATTGCCCATTTACCTTGACAATAATGCCACCACACCCATGGACCCGCGGGTGCTGGAAGCTATGACCCCATACTTTTTAGAACATTTTGGCAATGCCGCCAGTCGTAACCATCCTTTTGGCTGGGAAGCAGAAGAGGCGGTGGACTATGCAAGGGAGCAGGTTGCAAAACTGATCGGGGCCGATCCGAAAGAGATCATTTTCACCAGCGGCGCTACGGAAGGAGATAACCTGGCCATAAAAGGGGTGTACGAGATGTATGCTGCCAAAGGAAATCATATCATTACTGCAACAACGGAACACAAGGCCGTATTAGACACCTGCAAACACATTGAAAAACTGGGCGGGGAAGTGACTTACCTGCAGGTGAACGCCGAAGGACTGATCGACCTGAAAGAACTGGAAGCGGCCATCAGGCCAACAACCATCCTTATCGCCATCATGTATGCCAACAATGAAATTGGTACCGTGATGCCGATAAAAGAGATAAGCGCCATTGCCCGTAAGAACGGCGTGCTGTTTTTTACGGATGGTACACAGGCTGTAGGAAAGATACCGGTTGATGTAAACAAAGATGGGATAGACCTGATGGCTTTCAGTGCACATAAAATGTACGGGCCAAAGGGAGTAGGGGCCTTGTATGTGCGCCGTAAGAACCCAAGGGTAAAAGTTACTGCACAGATGGATGGCGGTGGTCATGAACGGGGCATGCGCAGCGGAACATTGAATGTGCCGGGTATTGTTGGTTTTGGCAAGGCCTGCGAACTGTGTATGCTGGATATGGAAGAGGATACAAAACGCATTTCAAAATTGCGGGATAAGCTGGAAACAGAATTATTGAAACTGGAAGAAGCCTATGTGAACGGAAGCAGGGAGCATCGCCTGCCGCATGTTACCAATATTTCTTTCAAACATGTGGAAGGAGAAGGGTTGCTGATGGGCTTTAATAAGAACATTGCCTTAAGCAGCGGAAGCGCCTGTACATCTGCCTCATTAGAACCCAGCTATGTGTTGAAGGCCCTGGGATTGGGGGATGACCTGGCACACTCTTCCCTGCGGTTTGGGTTGGGGAGATTTACTACCGAAGAGCAGATTGACTATACCATTAAGGCAATAAGCGAAACGGTTTTAAAGTTAAGAGAGATGAGCCCGCTTTGGGAAATGTATAAGGAAGGAATTGACCTGAACACGATCGAGTGGGCAGCACACTAG
- the iscU gene encoding Fe-S cluster assembly scaffold IscU: MAYSEKVIDHYQNPKNVGTLDKSAKNVGTGLVGAPECGDVMRLQIQVDDATGMITDAKFKTFGCGSAIASSSLATEWLKGKSVDDALKIDNMDIVEELSLPPVKIHCSVLAEDAIKAAINDYRVKNGMEAIKFEESVVH; encoded by the coding sequence ATGGCATACTCAGAAAAAGTAATTGATCACTACCAGAACCCAAAAAACGTGGGAACGCTGGACAAAAGCGCAAAGAATGTAGGTACCGGCCTGGTGGGAGCACCGGAATGCGGCGACGTAATGCGTCTCCAGATACAGGTGGATGATGCAACCGGGATGATCACCGATGCCAAATTCAAAACATTCGGATGCGGTTCTGCCATTGCTTCTTCTTCCCTTGCTACCGAGTGGCTGAAAGGGAAAAGCGTGGATGATGCGTTGAAGATCGACAACATGGACATCGTGGAAGAACTTAGTCTTCCTCCTGTTAAGATTCACTGCAGCGTATTGGCCGAAGACGCCATCAAAGCAGCCATCAACGACTACCGGGTAAAGAATGGCATGGAAGCGATCAAATTTGAAGAAAGTGTGGTGCACTAA
- a CDS encoding iron-sulfur cluster assembly accessory protein — translation MVATDNSIFISDKAKAKVQSLMADAGIGDDPSYFLRVGVVGGGCSGLSYKMDFDNEVKPMDQVFEDKGIKIVCDLKSFLYLVNTELEFSDGLNGKGFYFNNPNASRSCGCGESFAV, via the coding sequence ATGGTAGCAACAGATAACAGCATATTCATAAGCGATAAAGCAAAGGCCAAGGTGCAAAGCCTGATGGCTGATGCCGGTATCGGGGATGACCCGTCCTATTTTTTACGGGTAGGGGTTGTAGGAGGTGGTTGCAGCGGCCTCAGTTACAAAATGGATTTTGACAACGAGGTAAAACCAATGGACCAGGTTTTTGAGGATAAAGGAATTAAGATCGTCTGTGACCTTAAGAGTTTTTTATACCTGGTGAATACCGAACTGGAGTTCAGTGACGGGTTGAACGGCAAGGGATTTTATTTCAATAATCCCAATGCCAGCCGCAGTTGCGGATGCGGGGAAAGTTTTGCGGTATAA
- the gldF gene encoding gliding motility-associated ABC transporter permease subunit GldF: MWSICKKELQQFFSNLTGYITIILFLLVNGIFLFVLNDSNIFDFGYASLDKFFELAPWILLFLVPAITMRTLADEFRGGTFEILQTRPLTSWQIALGKYFSILIVLLFVIIPTLVYVITIRSLSTQGGIDSGGILGSYIGLYLLAAVFSAIGLCCSGFTNNAVVAFLVSAFACLLLYFGFNALSKLTFLANGPDYYVEMLGIDFHYRSISRGVLDSRDVIYFISIIFLFLLITVKNIRKK, encoded by the coding sequence ATGTGGAGTATTTGCAAAAAAGAACTGCAGCAGTTTTTCAGCAATCTTACGGGATATATTACCATCATTTTATTTTTGCTGGTCAACGGTATTTTCTTATTCGTACTTAACGACAGCAATATTTTTGATTTTGGTTATGCCTCACTGGACAAATTTTTTGAACTGGCTCCCTGGATCCTGCTTTTTCTGGTCCCGGCCATTACCATGCGTACCCTTGCCGATGAATTCAGGGGCGGCACTTTTGAGATACTTCAAACCCGGCCTTTAACAAGTTGGCAGATAGCGCTTGGTAAGTATTTCTCCATCCTCATCGTATTGCTGTTTGTCATTATTCCCACCCTGGTTTATGTAATTACGATCCGGTCGTTAAGCACGCAGGGGGGCATTGACAGCGGCGGGATCTTAGGCAGTTATATCGGGCTGTACCTGCTGGCTGCCGTATTTTCCGCCATTGGGCTTTGCTGCAGCGGATTTACCAATAATGCTGTGGTGGCTTTCCTGGTCAGCGCTTTTGCCTGCCTGCTTTTATATTTTGGATTCAATGCACTTAGTAAACTGACCTTTTTGGCAAACGGACCCGATTATTACGTGGAAATGCTCGGCATCGATTTTCATTACCGCAGCATCAGCCGGGGCGTGCTCGACAGCCGGGATGTGATCTATTTTATCAGCATCATCTTCCTGTTTCTTTTAATTACTGTAAAAAATATCCGTAAAAAATAA